The nucleotide sequence CGGCATCTACTTGGGCGTAGCCCAAGACCAAGCCATTCCATTGCGCAGGAACGCCGTCGCTGGTCGCATGGCTGCTTAAGGCTGGGGCAGCCACGCCAGCACGCAGTGCCGCAAGACTGACTTGGGCCGCCGCGGTGCGCGGGTCTTTAAAGCATAGGGCCAAATGCATGCCCGCACTCTCGCCGTGGATGGTGCAGACATCGTCTAGGTGCTGGTGCAGTGCCGTTAGCAATGCGTTGCGTCTGGCGCGGTACACCCGCCGCATGCGCCGCAGGTGCAGGTTCAACTGGCCACTGCGCATGAACTCTGCAAGCACCATTTGCTCGGCGGTGCGTCCCCGCAAGCTGGCATGGGCCACCAACTGCGACACTGCGCCTGCCAAGTTTGGGGGGGTTACCACATAGCCCACCCTGAGGGCTGGAAACAGCATCTTGCTAAACGTTCCGAGGTACAGCACCGGCGCGCCTTGCGTCAGGCCTTGCATGGCGGGCAGCGGGGGGCCTTCGTGGCGGAACTCCGCGTCGTAGTCGTCTTCTATGACCAAAGCGCCTACTTGGCTTGCGTGGGTCAGCAAGGCCACGCGTCGTTGCATGCTGAGCACACCGCCTGTGGGGTATTGGTGCGCAGGGGTGACGTAAATGAGCTTGGGTGGGCGCGCGGCCCAGTCTTGGGCCCTTGGGGCAATGCCTTCTGCGTCCACCGGAATGCCCACCGCATGTAAGCCCGCATTGCGAAACGCCGTCAGGGCACCTCCATAGCCCGGGTTCTCTATCCACACGGTGTCTCCCTCGTCCGCAAAGGCACGCGCGCACAGCTCCAAGCTGCTTTGGGTGCCGTCGGTGATAAACACTTGTT is from Rhodoferax aquaticus and encodes:
- a CDS encoding PLP-dependent aminotransferase family protein, giving the protein MDLSVLLATYAPAQGSAQRRLHIGLRTAILNGTLAAGTRLPPSRSIALELRMARNTVLYAYNQLVTEGLVHSDRTGTVVNALPMRAALDARAASPPAAGLSRRARAQHALPLASDLAGAFAPGVPSLAEFSTLAWRRTSERIWRQLGPAQLGYGDPLGEPGLRAAIADHLRASRGARCDAQQVFITDGTQSSLELCARAFADEGDTVWIENPGYGGALTAFRNAGLHAVGIPVDAEGIAPRAQDWAARPPKLIYVTPAHQYPTGGVLSMQRRVALLTHASQVGALVIEDDYDAEFRHEGPPLPAMQGLTQGAPVLYLGTFSKMLFPALRVGYVVTPPNLAGAVSQLVAHASLRGRTAEQMVLAEFMRSGQLNLHLRRMRRVYRARRNALLTALHQHLDDVCTIHGESAGMHLALCFKDPRTAAAQVSLAALRAGVAAPALSSHATSDGVPAQWNGLVLGYAQVDAAHMQPLVQTLASVIRQHTPKL